One part of the Lycium ferocissimum isolate CSIRO_LF1 chromosome 8, AGI_CSIRO_Lferr_CH_V1, whole genome shotgun sequence genome encodes these proteins:
- the LOC132068166 gene encoding probable sulfate transporter 4.2 isoform X1: MDKTYASPSCQNLTAITTNSPNFASSSSPSPTSISTGNSRSVKIIPLEHPSATSSSSSPSSSPSVVAKWMARMKRMTWKDWIELFFPCYRWMRTYKVNEYLQPDLMAGITVGIMLVPQSMSYAKLAGLQPIYGLYSGFIPIFVYTIFGSSRQLAIGPVALTSLLVSNVLSSIVEPSDELYTELAILLALMVGILECTMGLLRLGWLIRFISHSVISGFTTASAFVIALSQAKYFLGYEIERSSKILPLIKSIISGADKFSWPPFVMGSLTLAILLTMKHLGKTRKYLRFLRAAGPLTAVVLGTTFVKIYHPPSISLVGDIPQGLPKFSVPKQFGHVKSLIPTTVLITGVAILESVGIAKALAAKNGYELDSNQELFGLGVANICGSFFSIYPTTGSFSRSAVNHESGAKTGLSGLVMGIIMACALLFMTPVFEYIPQCALAAIVISAVIGLVDYDEAKFLWRVDKKDFLLWTITCMTTLLLGIEIGVLVGVGVSLAFVIHESANPHIAVLGRLPGTTIYRNTQQYPEAYTYNGIVIVRIDAPIYFANTSYIKDRLRDYEIEKEESTGRGPQVSRIHFVILEMAPVTYIDSSAVQALKELHQEYKSRDIQLAISNPNREVLLTLAKAGVIDLIGKEWYFVRVHDAVQICLQHVQRLTEFPKAQDFLAENKPSLFQRLLNQRKDDFFQPELESGVRESLLSKDTNPQLEPLLSKKP; this comes from the exons ATGGACAAAACTTACGCATCTCCGAGTTGCCAAAATCTTACAGCAATAACAACAAACTCACCAAATttcgcttcttcttcttctccatctCCAACTTCAATCTCAACCGGTAATAGCCGGTCAGTGAAAATCATTCCGTTAGAACATCCTTCCGCCACGTCATCATCATCGTCGCCTTCGTCATCGCCGTCGGTTGTGGCGAAATGGATGGCGAGGATGAAAAGGATGACGTGGAAAGATTGGATTGAGCTGTTTTTCCCTTGTTATCGTTGGATGAGAACGTATAAAGTGAATGAATACTTGCAACCTGATCTTATGGCTGGTATTACAGTTGGCATCATGCTCGTTCCTCAG TCGATGTCCTACGCAAAGCTGGCCGGGCTTCAACCCATATATGGACTTT ATTCTGGTTTCATCCCTATATTTGTCTACACCATATTTGGGTCATCTCGTCAGCTTGCAATTGGTCCAGTTGCATTGACGTCCCTTCTAGTCTCAAATGTCTTGAGCAGCATAGTTGAACCATCAGACGAGTTATACACGGAGCTCGCTATACTGTTAGCACTTATGGTTGGCATCTTGGAATGCACAATGGGGCTATTACG GCTTGGATGGCTCATACGGTTCATCAGCCACTCTGTCATTTCTGGTTTTACAACTGCCTCTGCTTTTGTCATTGCCTTGTCCCAAGCAAAGTATTTCTTGGGCTATGAAATAGAACGGAGTAGCAAAATACTACCTCTAATCAAAAGTATAATTTCTGGAGCAGATAAG TTCTCGTGGCCTCCTTTTGTTATGGGCTCGCTGACGCTAGCTATTCTTCTGACCATGAAGCACTTG GGAAAAACAAGGAAGTACTTGAGGTTTCTGCGTGCAGCTGGTCCCCTCACAGCTGTTGTTCTGGGTACAACTTTTGTGAAAATCTATCATCCACCTTCAATTTCATTG GTGGGAGATATACCTCAGGGGCTGCCGAAGTTTTCTGTACCAAAGCAATTCGGCCATGTAAAGTCTTTGATACCTACTACAGTTCTTATTACTGGTGTGGCTATCCTG GAATCAGTGGGGATCGCTAAGGCACTGGCAGCAAAGAATGGCTATGAGTTGGATTCAAATCAAGAG TTATTTGGTCTTGGTGTAGCCAACATTTGTGGCTCATTCTTCTCAATTTACCCTACGACAG GCTCTTTTTCTAGATCAGCTGTAAATCATGAAAGTGGAGCAAAAACTGGCTTATCAGGGCTTGTTATGGGGATTATAATGGCATGTGCTCTATTATTCATGACTCCTGTATTTGAATACATACCTCAG TGTGCTTTGGCTGCGATTGTGATATCTGCTGTAATTGGACTG GTGGATTACGATGAGGCTAAATTTTTGTGGCGTGTCGACAAGAAAGATTTTCTGTTATGGACTATTACTTGCATGACAACCTTGCTTCTAGGCATAGAGATTGGTGTCCTTGTTGGG GTTGGCGTGTCGCTTGCTTTTGTTATTCATGAATCAGCGAATCCACATATTG CTGTCTTGGGGCGTCTTCCTGGAACTACTATTTACAGAAATACTCAACAATACCCCGAAGCATATACATACAACGGGATTGTGATTGTTCGAATTGATGCGCCTATATACTTTGCCAACACAAGTTACATAAAAGACAG GTTACGGGATTATGAAATTGAAAAGGAAGAATCTACAGGTCGGGgaccacaagtttcaagaatTCATTTTGTGATCCTTGAAATGGCCC CTGTTACGTATATAGACTCTAGTGCTGTTCAAGCTCTGAAAGAGCTCCATCAGGAATATAAATCACGAGACATTCAG CTAGCCATTTCCAACCCCAACCGTGAAGTGCTGCTAACCCTGGCTAAAGCTGGTGTGATTGATCTGATTGGCAAGGAGTGGTACTTTGTCCGAGTCCATGACGCTGTTCAAATTTGTCTTCAGCATGTTCAGAGGTTAACTGAATTTCCAAAGGCACAAGACTTTTTGGCTGAAAACAAACCAAGCTTGTTCCAGAGGCTCCTCAATCAGAGGAAAGACGATTTTTTTCAACCTGAACTCGAATCTGGTGTCCGTGAATCTCTTCTTTCCAAGGATACCAACCCTCAACTAGAGCCACTCTTGTCAAAAAAGCCTTGA
- the LOC132068164 gene encoding glutathione S-transferase DHAR2-like, translating into MSYHYFLQISLALLTILLQSYYCSSMAAVEVCVKAAVGAPNVLGDCPFSQRVLLTLEEKKVPYKMHLINVSDKPKWFLEVNPEGKVPVINFGDKWIPDSDVIVGLIEEKYPTPSLVAPSEFTSVGSKIFPTFVSFLKSKDASDGTEQALLDELKALEEHLKAHGPYVNGQNICSVDMSLAPKLYHLEVALGHFKKWSVPESLSHVRNYIKLLFERESFKKTKAEEKYVIAGWAPKVNA; encoded by the exons ATGAGTTACCATTATTTTCTTCAGATTTCTCTAGCACTTCTTACTATACTACTCCAAAGTTACTACTGTTCATCAATGGCTGCTGTTGAAGTTTGTGTTAAGGCTGCTGTTGGTGCCCCTAATGTCCTTGGAGACT GTCCATTTAGTCAAAGGGTACTTCTGACATTGGAGGAAAAGAAAGTGCCTTACAAGATGCACTTGATCAATGTTAGTGACAAGCCCAAATG GTTCTTGGAAGTGAACCCAGAAGGGAAAGTTCCAGTGATCAATTTTGGTGACAAATGGATTCCAGATTCTGATGTTATTGTTGGACTTATTGAAGAGAAATACCCAACTCCCTCTCTCGTTGCTCCCTCTGAATTTACCTCTGT GGGCTCGAAAATATTTCCTACCTTTGTCTCATTTCTGAAGAGCAAGGATGCTAGTGATGGTACCGAGCAGGCTTTGCTTGATGAATTAAAAGCTTTGGAAGAGCATCTCAAGGCTcat GGACCATATGTCAATGGGCAGAATATTTGTTCAGTTGATATGAGCTTGGCTCCAAAACTGTACCATCTTGAGGTGGCTCTTGGCCACTTCAAGAAGTGGAGTGTCCCTGAAAGCTTGAGTCACGTGCGTAACTACATTAAG TTGCTCTTCGAGCGAGAGTCGTTCAAGAAAACCAAGGCTGAAGAAAAGTATGTCATCGCAGGGTGGGCTCCAAAGGTTAATGCATGA
- the LOC132068165 gene encoding uncharacterized protein LOC132068165 isoform X1, whose amino-acid sequence MGDSPASYIYMVQHLIEKCLTFHMTKEECMEALSKHANIKPVITVTVWNELEKENREFFEAYSQSHNKDHATEAEASTMIQKLMLDQDHTKDSKNE is encoded by the exons ATGGGAGATTCCCCTGCTTCTTACATATACATG GTGCAGCACCTGATAGAGAAGTGCCTAACTTTCCACATGACAAAAGAGGAGTGCATGGAGGCACTTTCCAAGCATGCAAATATCAAACCTGTCATCACTGTTACTG TGTGGAATGAGTTAGAGAAAGAGAACAGGGAGTTCTTCGAAGCATACTCTCAATCACATAACAAAGATCACGCGACAGAGGCAGAGGCAAGTACAATGATTCAGAAATTGATGTTGGATCAAGATCATACCAAAGATTCAAAGAACGAATAA
- the LOC132068165 gene encoding uncharacterized protein LOC132068165 isoform X2, with product MGDSPASYIYMHLIEKCLTFHMTKEECMEALSKHANIKPVITVTVWNELEKENREFFEAYSQSHNKDHATEAEASTMIQKLMLDQDHTKDSKNE from the exons ATGGGAGATTCCCCTGCTTCTTACATATACATG CACCTGATAGAGAAGTGCCTAACTTTCCACATGACAAAAGAGGAGTGCATGGAGGCACTTTCCAAGCATGCAAATATCAAACCTGTCATCACTGTTACTG TGTGGAATGAGTTAGAGAAAGAGAACAGGGAGTTCTTCGAAGCATACTCTCAATCACATAACAAAGATCACGCGACAGAGGCAGAGGCAAGTACAATGATTCAGAAATTGATGTTGGATCAAGATCATACCAAAGATTCAAAGAACGAATAA
- the LOC132068166 gene encoding probable sulfate transporter 4.2 isoform X2 — translation MDKTYASPSCQNLPAVTTNSPNFASSSSSPISISTGNSRSVKIIPLEHPSATSSSSSSSSSPSVVAKWMARMKRMTWKDWIELFFPCYRWMRTYKVNEYLQPDLMAGITVGIMLVPQSMSYAKLAGLQPIYGLYSGFIPIFVYTIFGSSRQLAIGPVALTSLLVSNVLSSIVEPSDELYTELAILLALMVGILECTMGLLRLGWLIRFISHSVISGFTTASAFVIALSQAKYFLGYEIERSSKILPLIKSIISGADKFSWPPFVMGSLTLAILLTMKHLGKTRKYLRFLRAAGPLTAVVLGTTFVKIYHPPSISLVGDIPQGLPKFSVPKQFGHVKSLIPTTVLITGVAILESVGIAKALAAKNGYELDSNQELFGLGVANICGSFFSIYPTTGSFSRSAVNHESGAKTGLSGLVMGIIMACALLFMTPVFEYIPQCALAAIVISAVIGLVDYDEAKFLWRVDKKDFLLWTITCMTTLLLGIEIGVLVGVGVSLAFVIHESANPHIAVLGRLPGTTIYRNTQQYPEAYTYNGIVIVRIDAPIYFANTSYIKDRLRDYEIEKEESTGRGPQVSRIHFVILEMAPVTYIDSSAVQALKELHQEYKSRDIQLAISNPNREVLLTLAKAGVIDLIGKEWYFVRVHDAVQICLQHVQRLTEFPKAQDFLAENKPSLFQRLLNQRKDDFFQPELESGVRESLLSKDTNPQLEPLLSKKP, via the exons ATGGACAAAACATACGCTTCTCCGAGTTGCCAAAATCTTCCAGCAGTAACAACAAACTCACCAAATTTcgcttcttcatcttcatctccaATTTCAATCTCAACCGGTAATAGCCGGTCAGTGAAAATCATTCCGTTAGAACATCCTTCCGCCAcgtcatcatcatcgtcgtctTCATCATCGCCGTCGGTTGTGGCGAAATGGATGGCGAGGATGAAAAGGATGACGTGGAAGGATTGGATTGAGCTGTTTTTTCCTTGCTATCGTTGGATGAGAACGTATAAAGTGAATGAGTATTTGCAACCTGATCTTATGGCTGGTATTACAGTTGGCATCATGCTTGTTCCTCAG TCGATGTCCTACGCAAAGCTGGCCGGGCTTCAACCCATATATGGACTTT ATTCTGGTTTCATCCCTATATTTGTCTACACCATATTTGGGTCATCTCGTCAGCTTGCAATTGGTCCAGTTGCATTGACGTCCCTTCTAGTCTCAAATGTCTTGAGCAGCATAGTTGAACCATCAGACGAGTTATACACGGAGCTCGCTATACTGTTAGCACTTATGGTTGGCATCTTGGAATGCACAATGGGGCTATTACG GCTTGGATGGCTCATACGGTTCATCAGCCACTCTGTCATTTCTGGTTTTACAACTGCCTCTGCTTTTGTCATTGCCTTGTCCCAAGCAAAGTATTTCTTGGGCTATGAAATAGAACGGAGTAGCAAAATACTACCTCTAATCAAAAGTATAATTTCTGGAGCAGATAAG TTCTCGTGGCCTCCTTTTGTTATGGGCTCGCTGACGCTAGCTATTCTTCTGACCATGAAGCACTTG GGAAAAACAAGGAAGTACTTGAGGTTTCTGCGTGCAGCTGGTCCCCTCACAGCTGTTGTTCTGGGTACAACTTTTGTGAAAATCTATCATCCACCTTCAATTTCATTG GTGGGAGATATACCTCAGGGGCTGCCGAAGTTTTCTGTACCAAAGCAATTCGGCCATGTAAAGTCTTTGATACCTACTACAGTTCTTATTACTGGTGTGGCTATCCTG GAATCAGTGGGGATCGCTAAGGCACTGGCAGCAAAGAATGGCTATGAGTTGGATTCAAATCAAGAG TTATTTGGTCTTGGTGTAGCCAACATTTGTGGCTCATTCTTCTCAATTTACCCTACGACAG GCTCTTTTTCTAGATCAGCTGTAAATCATGAAAGTGGAGCAAAAACTGGCTTATCAGGGCTTGTTATGGGGATTATAATGGCATGTGCTCTATTATTCATGACTCCTGTATTTGAATACATACCTCAG TGTGCTTTGGCTGCGATTGTGATATCTGCTGTAATTGGACTG GTGGATTACGATGAGGCTAAATTTTTGTGGCGTGTCGACAAGAAAGATTTTCTGTTATGGACTATTACTTGCATGACAACCTTGCTTCTAGGCATAGAGATTGGTGTCCTTGTTGGG GTTGGCGTGTCGCTTGCTTTTGTTATTCATGAATCAGCGAATCCACATATTG CTGTCTTGGGGCGTCTTCCTGGAACTACTATTTACAGAAATACTCAACAATACCCCGAAGCATATACATACAACGGGATTGTGATTGTTCGAATTGATGCGCCTATATACTTTGCCAACACAAGTTACATAAAAGACAG GTTACGGGATTATGAAATTGAAAAGGAAGAATCTACAGGTCGGGgaccacaagtttcaagaatTCATTTTGTGATCCTTGAAATGGCCC CTGTTACGTATATAGACTCTAGTGCTGTTCAAGCTCTGAAAGAGCTCCATCAGGAATATAAATCACGAGACATTCAG CTAGCCATTTCCAACCCCAACCGTGAAGTGCTGCTAACCCTGGCTAAAGCTGGTGTGATTGATCTGATTGGCAAGGAGTGGTACTTTGTCCGAGTCCATGACGCTGTTCAAATTTGTCTTCAGCATGTTCAGAGGTTAACTGAATTTCCAAAGGCACAAGACTTTTTGGCTGAAAACAAACCAAGCTTGTTCCAGAGGCTCCTCAATCAGAGGAAAGACGATTTTTTTCAACCTGAACTCGAATCTGGTGTCCGTGAATCTCTTCTTTCCAAGGATACCAACCCTCAACTAGAGCCACTCTTGTCAAAAAAGCCTTGA